One segment of Struthio camelus isolate bStrCam1 chromosome 25, bStrCam1.hap1, whole genome shotgun sequence DNA contains the following:
- the RUNDC3A gene encoding RUN domain-containing protein 3A isoform X1, which yields METSCVQAAMALGLSSKKASSRNIAVERKNLITVCRFSVKTLLEKYTAEPIDDSSEEFVNFAAILEQILSHRFKGPVSWFSSDGQRGFWDYIRLACNKVPNNCVSSIENMENISTSRAKGRAWIRVALMEKRMSEYISTALRDTRTTRRFYDDGAIMLREESTVLTGMLIGLSAIDFSFCLKGEVMDGKTPVVIDYTPYLKFTQSYDYLSEEEERGSVESSTSEDSSPEHPYLPLVTDEDSWYNKWRKMEQKFRIVYAQKGYLEELVRLRESQLKDLEAENKRLKMRLEEVVVQNQLEKRELEGVILELQEQLTGLIPCENTQLAQLSKEMVTPLVNQWPSLGTLNGNESGSDSKLYRREGPDAVHAGALRLPGLPAQLQVPGQPEVQRVPGERQQRRQPDPQPQLRPPAPAPPRPSAAAQD from the exons ATGGAAACGAGCTGCGTCCAGGCTGCCATGGCTCTGGGGCTCTCGTCCAAGAAAGCCTCGTCCAGGAACATCGCCGTGGAGAGGAAAAACCTCATCACCGTCtgcag GTTTTCGGTGAAGACCCTGCTGGAGAAGTACACGGCGGAGCCCATCGACGACTCCTCCGAGGAGTTCGTCAACTTTGCCGCCATCCTCGAGCAGATCCTCAGCCACCGCTTTAAAG GCCCCGTCAGCTGGTTCAGCTCGGATGGGCAGCGCGGGTTTTGGGACTACATCCGCCTGGCCTGCAACAAGGTCCCCAACAACTGCGTCAGCAGCATCGAGAACATGGAGAACATCAGCACCTCCAGGGCCAAG GGCCGGGCCTGGATCCGCGTGGCCCTGATGGAGAAGCGCATGTCCGAGTACATCTCCACCGCCCTGCGGGACACGCGGACCACCAG GAGGTTTTACGACGACGGGGCCATCATGCTGCGGGAGGAGTCCACGGTGCTCACGGGCATGCTCATCGGGCTCAGCGCCATCGACTTCAG TTTCTGCCTGAAGGGCGAAGTGATGGACGGCAAGACGCCCGTGGTCATCGACTACACGCCCTACCTGAAGTTCACGCAGAG CTACGACTACctgagcgaggaggaggagcggggcagCGTGGAGAGCAGCACGAGCGAGGACAGCTCGCCCGAGCACCCCTACCTGCCGCTGGTCACCGACGAGGACAGCTGGTACAACAAGTGGCGCAAGATGGAGCAAAAGTTTCGCATTGTCTACGCCCAGAAG GGGTACCTGGAGGAGCTGGTGCGGCTGCGGGAGTCGCAGCTGAAGGACCTGGAGGCGGAGAACAAGCGGCTGAAGATGCgcctggaggaggtggtggtgcagAACCAGCTGGAGAAGAGGGAGCTGGAGGGCGTCATcctggagctgcaggagcagct GACGGGGCTGATCCCCTGCGAGAACACGCAGCTGGCCCAGCTCTCCAAGGAGATGGTGACGCCCCTGGTGAACCAGTGGCCCTCGTTGGGGACGCTCAACGGCAACGAGAGCGGCTCGGACAGCAAGCTGTACCGCCG GGAAGGACCCGACGCCGTCCATGCTGGGGCTCTGcggctccctggcctccctgcccagctgcaagTCCCTGGCCAGCCTGAAGTCCAACGAGTGCCTGGTGAGCGACAGCAACGACGCCAGCCCGACCCGCAGCCCCAGCTGagacccccggcccccgcgccgccccggcccagcgccgccgcgcagGACTGA
- the SLC25A39 gene encoding mitochondrial glutathione transporter SLC25A39: MAEEAAPNPGGAITPLQQMLASGTGALLTSLFVTPLDVVKIRLQAQRTPFSKGKCFLYCNGLMDHLYVCQNGNGCTAWYKAPTRFTGTLDAFVKITRYEGVGSLWSGLPPTLVMAVPATVIYFTTYDQLRDYLHARTGSRGHHVPLVAGALARMGAVTVISPLELIRTKMQSRQLSYRELRVCIRSAVAQDGWLSLWRGWGPTVLRDVPFSALYWFNYELVRERLCRQARLDEATFAISFASGAVSGAVAAVLTLPFDVVKTRRQIELGDSEALRVPASKSSSTWLLMQRIRAESGTRGLFAGFLPRVIKVAPACAIMISTYEFGKTFFQKLNQERQRSGL, from the exons ATGGCCGAGGAGGCGGCGCCCAACCCCGGCGGGGCCATCACCCCCCTGCAGCAGATGCTGGCGTCCGGCACCGGGGCTCTCCTCACCTCCCTCTTCG TGACGCCGCTGGACGTGGTGAAGATCCGGCTGCAGGCCCAGAGGACGCCCTTCTCCAAAg GGAAGTGTTTCCTCTACTGCAACGGCCTCATGGACCATCTCTACGTGTGCCAGAACGGCAACGGCTGCACGGCCTGGTACAAGGCGCCCACCCGCTTCACCGGCACGCTG GACGCCTTCGTGAAGATCACGCGCTACGAGGGCGTCGGGTCTCTGTGGAGCGGCCTGCCCCCCACGCT GGTCATGGCCGTACCAGCCACCGTGATTTATTTCACCACCTACGACCAGCTCCGGGACTACCTGCACGCTCGGACGGGCAGCCGGGGACACCACGTCCCCTTGGTGGCCGGGGCCCTGGCCAGGA TGGGCGCCGTGACGGTGATCAGCCCCTTGGAGCTCATCCGCACCAAGATGCAATCGCGGCAGCTGAGCTACCGCGAGCTGCGCGTCTGCATCCGCTCGGCCGTGGCTCAGGACGGCTGGCTGTCCCTCTGGAGGGGCTGGGGACCCACGGTGCTGCGCGACGTCCCCTTCTCGG ctctctacTGGTTTAACTACGAGCTGGTGAGGGAACGGCTCTGCAGGCAGGCCCGGCTGGACGAGGCCACCTTCGCCATCAGCTTCGCGTCCGGCGCGGTCTCGGGAGCG GTGGCCGCCGTGCTGACGTTGCCCTTCGACGTGGTGAAGACCCGGCGGCAGATCGAGTTGGGGGACAGCGAGGCGCTCCGAG TCCCTGCCTCCAAGTCGTCCTCCACCTGGTTGCTAATGCAGCGGATCCGAGCCGAATCCGGCACCCGGGGGCTTTTTGCAG GCTTCCTGCCCCGCGTCATCAAGGTGGCACCGGCCTGCGCCATCATGATCAGCACCTACGAATTCGGCAAAACCTTCTTCCAGAAGCTGAACCAGGAGCGGCAGCGGAGCGGTTTGTGA
- the RUNDC3A gene encoding RUN domain-containing protein 3A isoform X2, whose amino-acid sequence METSCVQAAMALGLSSKKASSRNIAVERKNLITVCRFSVKTLLEKYTAEPIDDSSEEFVNFAAILEQILSHRFKGPVSWFSSDGQRGFWDYIRLACNKVPNNCVSSIENMENISTSRAKGRAWIRVALMEKRMSEYISTALRDTRTTRRFYDDGAIMLREESTVLTGMLIGLSAIDFSFCLKGEVMDGKTPVVIDYTPYLKFTQSYDYLSEEEERGSVESSTSEDSSPEHPYLPLVTDEDSWYNKWRKMEQKFRIVYAQKGYLEELVRLRESQLKDLEAENKRLKMRLEEVVVQNQLEKRELEGVILELQEQLTGLIPCENTQLAQLSKEMVTPLVNQWPSLGTLNGNESGSDSKLYRRHSFVSADQLSAENSLSSDSQRLGEGKREGEPWGPLGKDPTPSMLGLCGSLASLPSCKSLASLKSNECLVSDSNDASPTRSPS is encoded by the exons ATGGAAACGAGCTGCGTCCAGGCTGCCATGGCTCTGGGGCTCTCGTCCAAGAAAGCCTCGTCCAGGAACATCGCCGTGGAGAGGAAAAACCTCATCACCGTCtgcag GTTTTCGGTGAAGACCCTGCTGGAGAAGTACACGGCGGAGCCCATCGACGACTCCTCCGAGGAGTTCGTCAACTTTGCCGCCATCCTCGAGCAGATCCTCAGCCACCGCTTTAAAG GCCCCGTCAGCTGGTTCAGCTCGGATGGGCAGCGCGGGTTTTGGGACTACATCCGCCTGGCCTGCAACAAGGTCCCCAACAACTGCGTCAGCAGCATCGAGAACATGGAGAACATCAGCACCTCCAGGGCCAAG GGCCGGGCCTGGATCCGCGTGGCCCTGATGGAGAAGCGCATGTCCGAGTACATCTCCACCGCCCTGCGGGACACGCGGACCACCAG GAGGTTTTACGACGACGGGGCCATCATGCTGCGGGAGGAGTCCACGGTGCTCACGGGCATGCTCATCGGGCTCAGCGCCATCGACTTCAG TTTCTGCCTGAAGGGCGAAGTGATGGACGGCAAGACGCCCGTGGTCATCGACTACACGCCCTACCTGAAGTTCACGCAGAG CTACGACTACctgagcgaggaggaggagcggggcagCGTGGAGAGCAGCACGAGCGAGGACAGCTCGCCCGAGCACCCCTACCTGCCGCTGGTCACCGACGAGGACAGCTGGTACAACAAGTGGCGCAAGATGGAGCAAAAGTTTCGCATTGTCTACGCCCAGAAG GGGTACCTGGAGGAGCTGGTGCGGCTGCGGGAGTCGCAGCTGAAGGACCTGGAGGCGGAGAACAAGCGGCTGAAGATGCgcctggaggaggtggtggtgcagAACCAGCTGGAGAAGAGGGAGCTGGAGGGCGTCATcctggagctgcaggagcagct GACGGGGCTGATCCCCTGCGAGAACACGCAGCTGGCCCAGCTCTCCAAGGAGATGGTGACGCCCCTGGTGAACCAGTGGCCCTCGTTGGGGACGCTCAACGGCAACGAGAGCGGCTCGGACAGCAAGCTGTACCGCCG GCACAGCTTCGTGAGCGCCGACCAGCTCTCGGCCGAGAACAGCCTGAGCTCCGACTCCCAGCGCCTGGGCGAGGGCAAGCGCGAAGGCGAGCCCTGGGGGCCCTTGG GGAAGGACCCGACGCCGTCCATGCTGGGGCTCTGcggctccctggcctccctgcccagctgcaagTCCCTGGCCAGCCTGAAGTCCAACGAGTGCCTGGTGAGCGACAGCAACGACGCCAGCCCGACCCGCAGCCCCAGCTGa